From the genome of Schistocerca piceifrons isolate TAMUIC-IGC-003096 chromosome 6, iqSchPice1.1, whole genome shotgun sequence:
GACAGCAATTCAACTCGTATAAATCAGTGGCACAAAGATTAGAAATCACGATATGGCGCTATTcgataagttcgttgatttgaTAAAAGGGTCCGAAAGTGGTTGCttccagaataaaataaaatatcttgaagtgtgcggctgttggtaaagtttattaaaTTGAAAactacgtaccagccgatgtcctctggccgtaatggaccaacagagattgaaAATTATTACGTCCACCTAATTATTTTGATCCGTGGCTTTCACTATCTCACGTGAAAAATGAGAGAGCTAGATTTCACCCTACGCTGTTTATGGTAGCCGTGGTTGCTGGTATGAAAGAGGTTATGTTGTCGACaaactcattatgtttgagctcagattatgttcaaagattctacaaAAGATTGATATCAAAGATAGTAGACGGTAGCTCCGtgtatcacttctactatccttcttgtagacggaGACAAAGAGAACTATGTTTTTATTACAAAAGGGATTGACAATGGAATTTAGTGTTCCTTCAGTAGCACAGTGCATGGCATTTAAATTTCCTAGCTGACAGACTAATTGAAGACTGTCACGGAAATGAAATTGCGCTTAAAAAGTGGAATCGCCTTAATGTTTTCCTTCAACGATGTCacgaaattttctttgttttgaatTTCAAAACTTTTTAGTGTATTAAATTTTCTCATATTTCTGTAAGACACGTACGGTAGTAGTCTGTAGTTGTTAACTTACGTACTGTTAGCATTTTCAATCATAGTTCTTCAAAATAGCCTGTAGCTTACAGCTACTTTGCCAATAGCCACTTAAAGTAACTGACATATATGCCTGGACATAAAGGATAATTGAAAATATAGTCTAAGCTCGTATTGTTATTTCATTGAACCGTACATGATACGTGAATCTTGCAATTCACATTTGTTTCGCAGCACTAGTGCCCTTCTGTAGCTGCATCTATGTTACTAGTGGAAAATTGACGATTTTCATAGGTTAAATAAGTTTGTTTACATTCTCTTCATCTGACCGTTTAAGAATTTTGTCATCCGATGTGTTGTGCTTAAATTATAATGTAAAATTGCGTATTGTGTAGTAGGTCGTGTTGTGCCAGTAGTAAACACTGTCTGAAATCAGGTAATGCTCGCGATAAGTAGtgatttatacttactttttatgGTGAATAGATTAATTAACTCATTCTTCAATTAAGCAGTTGCTGAGTTCTTGTATTAGGTGGACATAACTAACTTCTTACGTTGTATCATACACCTGTAGCTTAACTGTACGCCTAATTTAGCGACTTAGTTTAATTTTAAAGTTGCGCTTAGAAAGTGGAATCGCATTAATCTTTtcctgtgttggttcaaatggctctgagcactatgggactcaactgctgtggtcataagtcccctagaacttagaactacttaaacctaactaacctaaggacatcacacacatccatgcccgaggcaggattcgaacctgcgaccgtagcggtcgtgcggttccagactgtagcgcctttaaccgctcggccactccggccggcttttcctgTGTTACAAAGCGTGTTAAGTGTAGATGTTGCCATATATGAAGACAGACAGGAAGTAGTATAAGAGGATTGTGGTTTGGAATTCCATTGGGGCGAGAGAGAGGGAGAATCGCTGAGAATAAGACAAAAATTTGCGAGCTTCAGGTGGAAGTGGAAAAGAACAATGGACCCGGGTAAAAATAATAAGCAGTGGCCAGAAGTTTTGTGTTTACAGTATCTAATACATTTGGCTTGTTACCGGAAGTTCTTGAGGAGGAACCTTATCCAACTGTCTTTGTGGGGTGCAATAGACTTTTAGCAATGAAACCAAGCGTATGTaagtaaattaaaagaaagaaGGGTCTCGCTGCTATGTAGTACCCAAGGCTGGGTTGTAAACCACAAGGTACAATACAAGTTGAGatcagggtaccaggtcacaagtgttGTGAAGACAAACTTTACTAGCGATACGCCGAAAGATAAACTCTTGTAAGGAGAAATTTGCAGCGCCAATATACTATGTAATACTTTGTCCCAATTTGTTGAAAGATCGTCTTTTATAACTGCCTGTGTAGTTTGATCATACTGTTAATACTAGTAACAAATGTCCTTCCTTGTTGGAGGTGAAATGTTATAGTAATGTCAAAATGCATGCTCCAACGCAGATGTCGAGAAATTTAAGTGAAAGCGCTACCTTGGTAGACAAATTCATTTTCggccattcacgttcagatttcTGTCGCTTCCCCAAATCTATTAAGCGAATGATATGATGGGTCCTTTGTCCAGTTCGAACCTGAGGGCCATCTGTAATGACAGCGTCATCAACGGAACGTTTAACTATTGACATTCTTCCCAAACTGAATTCATTTTTAAACTCACTACACCATATACTGGGTActacgagatgaagaagcttgcacaggatggagtagcatggagagctgcatcaaaccagtctcaggactgatgaccacaacaacaacaacaccatataACCTTGTGTCCAATAATACCCATCTTCCCAATAGCTGACGCGGTGCGTTTGTTCCACTTTAGCTGTGGAATGCTCATGAGCACACTAAGGATATTACTTCAGAACGCACAGTTTCAGATGATATATGGCTCGTTAATACTCAGTTTACAGTTCAATAGCTATAATCATCTGCCAACAAGTCTGCCATCTGAAACAAACGATTTTTCGCCGTACCAaccaaaacaaaactgattttaccaAACGTATATAATGCAATTCAAACGGAAGAATGTGGCATACAATAGCATATTTACAAAATTGGAAATAATTATTTCCTATCTTGAAGATTATGCATCATACGTTAAACCCAGCTGAGCTTCCCAGAAATTGTTATTTTCCTAATTCCTGATAGCTTAACACACCTTGTTCCTAGCCAAGAAAATATACTTAAGCGTTCTTTAACTTTTATTAATTTAAACTTATTTCTGATCTTACTGGTGCCAGTAGCTAGAACCGTGCATTACATTTTCTTTTAAACTATTTATGGTGTATCAAGCAGGCATAttgtccccctccccccaaactttGGCCGTAGACAACTACTTTCTCGGGATAATTGTAAGTTCATTGTAACCCTACcttcagaattattaaaattataacAAAAGAATCACTACCTTCTGTTAGTTTGACTTCACAAGGAAAAAGTAAAGGTAAATAAATCAGATTTAAAACAATAATAACTTTATTGTCgtttaatttatttacaaaaaattatcaaaatttgaCACTTAACATTATATTAGATTAACAGTCTTCAGTTACAATAGAACTATTTCGTACTTGCATTGGACAAATAGAAATTCATTACGTTTAATAGCTACTAGCAGCATGATGATGTCTTGTATGAGCTGTAATAATTagaacatatgcccaaaacactTACAGCTATGGAGCATAATAGTCCACGTAAATTTACACTTAAAGGTTAATTGTACAAATTCCTTACAGGTGACAATAATAAATACGCTATTTGAGCAAAACTGTCACTATGAAAGCATGAAATGCACAGAACGCTCTCTTTCAGCAATCTGTTTTTCGGCAGTGATGGAAGTGCGTTTAATAATTAGCTCAAACGAATAAATCACTTGTTTCGCTGGGAATGGTGAGTCTATGACAGGCCTGGAAATTTGTAGTCTACCAGTTGAGGACACCAGGCACGTACTTGTCGATGAGGCTCTGGTAGTATGGCTTCAGCTTCTCAATATCGGGCATCTCGTCGCTCTTCGAGTAGAGGTCGTATTTGCTGCAAAGGAaaagattaattttaaaaatgctgttgtaaaacattttaattaaattctgTAAATCTACTGTCACAGAAGGTAATAAACCGTGTGAAGGGAGATTTGTGTCTTGAATACCTACCGAATTATAATTTTATGAAAGATAGCAGTCAGATATTTTGATGCGCGACCTCTGAAGGAAGATGTGTAGTAGCTTGCAGCATAAACATATTATTTCTACAAAGGCAGCTGCCTTATCTGCAAGATTCGATGCAGCAATACAAGAGACGAATACCAGACCAAAATGGTCATTTTCAAACGATAGAAAGTAATAACTGTGCATTATCGTCGAAATACTTTCTGATTATTAGCTGCCATATTGTACTGATCGATGTGGTATTTCACTGGACATGAGTTCCGCAGAACGGTACTTCAAGCCCCAACCACAAAACATAATGTGTGTTCACGTTCGGAGTATGGTGTTATAATTTGTATAATAAGAAAATCCGCTTCAGTGCCAGTAAAACCTTATTTATTGCGCGACCGGTTTCGAAGCCTCAACTTttgtcttcaggtgccaccaagTAATTATGGGAAAATAAACGTGTGGCAATCGGGCCAGTCAGTCATAGGGCTTGTAGGAGGTGAGGGTGCGGGTGTCataaccataccaaacaaaagccTCAAGGACCAGCAACCAGAGCGCCCGTCTGGACAGCACGATACGCAAGTTAATGTTACtttgtggcacctgaagatgaagtttTAGGTTTAGAAAGCGGTCGTGCAATAAataaattactggcaactgaagcgaatttctttgttgtataaatatgttcctcagtttCCGATGTTCGCCTGaccaaatattttttgttataatgTGTGACAATCATCAAGGTGTTTGGATGCAAAGTGGCACTCACCCACAGAACGCTACATTTCGAAAGAACATTTAAACTCATGCTCAGTAAGTAACTTGATAGCCCTTAAAAAGGACATTTAGGCTGAAAGCAAGACGCGTGATTGAAAACAAACTGAATTTGCCAGGGACAGTAGCAGCCTTGACACAAGTAAGCCGATAACTTCCGATTTAATATATGGTTCCGTTATACCATTCAAGAAGCCGTGTCTAATTTATTTTTTTCCGTGAATACTTCAAGTAATTCGTAGTGAACAATGTGATTAAAATGTTTTTCCCTCAGACTTACTTGAACTCTAGGACCCATTTCAGGGTTTCCATGTCTGCCTCGTTGCAGAGGTGCATGTAGTCGCCAGACGAGTGCCACGGGTAGAAGGAGTGGAAGCGGATGATCTTGTGGCCCATCTCTGGCAGTTTGGAGCCGTTGTGCTTCAGCAGGCGGTAGACGTACTCGTCGTGTCCCCAGGCCATCAGCACGTTGTCCAGGCCGCAGTTGGGGGAGTACATGCCGTACTTCGTACTGTAACAGTACAATGTTTTATAAGTTTGTCACGCACTATAAGCGTTTCATACTGCGTTAACAAGTGACTAGTTTCTCGACGGAAAAGAAACGTCACAATGACCATAAAATTCCTCTATTCCTGCATGAATGTTTTCTTACTTGTACTTGGGGTTGTAGGTGTCCGGATTGTCGTGGAAAGTTGTGTTTCTGTAGACAATGGAGTCGGCCCAAGCGCAGCCAACAGGGAAAGTGTCTCCAGTAACGGCCCACTGCGGCTCGTCGTAGAACGCCATTATCTGGAACGACAGGTTTATTTCACCGGTCACGTCTCCTGAATCAGTACTTCACTGTCATTGCATTAATAACCGTTATTAAGTTTTACTGAGCGGCACGAATCATGTTTTATGCAAACGAGTCGCACGTGTGAATTATGCAAAAAAAGTATCCATTAataaacaaaattctttctcatgttACCTACATTTTAAGAAATATTGTTTAAGACGCTACGTTTCATCTCGTCTCGAACAAAAGTCTAGTGGAATCGGATTGTGTCTGTCCTTGAGGTCAGATTATTTCCTCTAATGTTCAGATAATTATGCAAATTGTTGGCATAGATGTCACGCAGATTTTACagtgaattatacagggtgtaacgggtataactgCAGATACTTTTATATGTGATACCTTGATATTTTCACACgttagtgtgttggttgtttttactCTTCGTCAATCAGTCTTCCCACATTATTCACTAGCTGACGTTTCCTGAACGATAATAACTGCACCACCAAATTGACTACGCCTGCTCGTATAGACTATCCGTTTTTCGTCCACTTGTCACAGTTCAACACCTGACCTACTGCCCAGCGGAAATTAAGCATTAAAGATTTCCCATTGCCACATATACCTTGGTGGTTCTAACCAAcctaaaacatactactcctaataatcataattattagtctacaagtGACGTAAATACTAATGTAATATTGTTCAATATTCCGTCCTCAATCACCAAATGAAATATTTGCTCTTATACCTGTTACGGCCTTTATAATAGTATACAGTGCCCCCACCAGTATTTTTGCAAGAAAATTTTCGTTATGATTGGTATTTaaataataagtaaacggatccTTTCATTTTAATTCATTCAAACTTGAGTACTTGGTGATACATTTTCTGTTGTACTAACCAAACATAACAGTCTTTTTTCTTCCTTCAACAAAGCTTTACCTTCGTTTGACATGGATTTCGGGTCGTAAGTCCCTTTCTAAGTTCACAAGTGACTGCCATCTTTGAAATTAGTTGTGATAGTGTCCCAACCAGTATTTTTGCAAGAATCTTTCAGTTATGATTGTTATTTAAGTAACAAGCAACGGATCCTTTCATTTTAATTCATTCAACTACTTGGTGAGACGTTCTATATTGTACTAACCAAATGTAACAATCTTTTGCCTTGTTTCAACAAAGCTTCACATTCGTGTGACATGGATTACGTGTTGTGAGTCCCTTTCCAAGTTCAAAAGTGGCTACCATCTTTGGAATTAGCTCTGTACTAGAAAATGGGCTTGCAACCTGAAACTTATGTCTTACGAGAATAAACTTTTGTCAAGCAAGACAAAAGAAAGTGTGTCGTTTACTTCATACAAAATGTATCTATTAATCATTTCATCTGTAGAAAGGACCTCCAGAATACAATAATTCCTCTTAACGAAGACCAGTTTGTTGTGTTTGTGTGAGCTCACCTTGCCCATGTCATGAAGCAGTCCTGTCAGCTGGAGCCAGTCACAGTCCGGGTGGTCCTCGCGAATGCGCTCCGCCGTCTGGAAGGCGTGCACGATGTTGGGCACGTCGACGTCAGGGTCACTCTGGTCCAGCATGCCGCTGAGCCTCTCCAGCGTGTCCATGATGGGCGCGCGGAACTTGTCGAACTTCAGCCACTTGGCGTGCTGTTCTGTAACATAGACGACATATCCGTAAGG
Proteins encoded in this window:
- the LOC124802776 gene encoding inositol oxygenase-like → MASAKVMNRPLIDPSEILRPEPIHAGKPIAQFRDYTIDDTDPIKERVRKLYYDMHKYQTVDFVKKQHAKWLKFDKFRAPIMDTLERLSGMLDQSDPDVDVPNIVHAFQTAERIREDHPDCDWLQLTGLLHDMGKIMAFYDEPQWAVTGDTFPVGCAWADSIVYRNTTFHDNPDTYNPKYNTKYGMYSPNCGLDNVLMAWGHDEYVYRLLKHNGSKLPEMGHKIIRFHSFYPWHSSGDYMHLCNEADMETLKWVLEFNKYDLYSKSDEMPDIEKLKPYYQSLIDKYVPGVLNW